In Pantoea cypripedii, the following proteins share a genomic window:
- the gltK gene encoding glutamate/aspartate ABC transporter permease GltK, translated as MYDFDWSSIPPSLPFLLEGMVITLKITVTAVVFGIIWGTILAVMRLSSFAPIRWFAKLYVNLFRSVPLVMVLLWFYLVVPSFLQQVLGLSPKTDIRLISAMVAFSLFEAAYYSEIIRAGIISIARGQSNAALALGMTHWQSMQLVILPQAFRAMVPLLLTQGIVLFQDTSLVYVLSLADFFRTASTIGERDGTQVEMVLFAGLVYFVISLSASLLVSYLKRKRTV; from the coding sequence ATGTACGATTTTGACTGGAGTTCAATTCCTCCCAGCCTGCCCTTCCTGCTGGAAGGTATGGTGATTACGCTCAAAATCACCGTCACTGCCGTGGTGTTCGGCATCATCTGGGGCACCATTCTGGCGGTAATGCGCCTGTCCTCCTTCGCCCCAATCCGCTGGTTTGCCAAACTGTACGTGAACCTGTTCCGTTCCGTGCCGCTGGTCATGGTGCTGCTGTGGTTCTACCTGGTGGTACCGAGCTTTCTGCAGCAGGTGCTGGGATTGTCGCCGAAAACCGATATCCGTCTGATCTCGGCGATGGTGGCCTTTTCGCTGTTTGAAGCCGCGTACTATTCGGAGATTATCCGCGCCGGCATCATCAGTATCGCGCGCGGTCAGTCCAATGCCGCGCTGGCACTGGGTATGACCCACTGGCAATCGATGCAACTGGTGATCCTGCCGCAGGCGTTTCGTGCCATGGTGCCGCTGTTGCTCACTCAGGGGATTGTCCTGTTTCAGGATACCTCGCTGGTTTATGTCCTCAGCCTGGCTGATTTCTTCCGTACCGCTTCAACCATTGGTGAGCGTGACGGTACCCAGGTCGAAATGGTTTTGTTTGCGGGCCTGGTTTACTTTGTCATCAGCCTGAGCGCCTCGCTGTTGGTTAGCTATCTGAAAAGAAAAAGGACGGTTTAA
- a CDS encoding amino acid ABC transporter permease, with the protein MGIDWNWGIFLQQAPFGNTTYLGWLWSGFQVTIAVSCCAWIIAFFVGSFFGILRTAPNRWLSTLGTCYVELFRNIPLIVQFFFWYLVAPELVGQSLGMWFKSELDPNIQFFSSSVICLGLFTGARVSEQVRAAIQSLPRGQKNAGLAMGLTLPQTYRYVLLPNAYRVIVPPMTSEMLNLVKNSAIASTIGLVDMAAQAGKLLDYSAHAYESFTAITLAYIGINVVIMLLMSLVERKVRLPGNVGGK; encoded by the coding sequence ATGGGTATCGACTGGAACTGGGGCATCTTTTTACAACAGGCCCCGTTCGGCAATACGACCTATCTCGGCTGGCTGTGGTCCGGTTTTCAGGTGACTATTGCCGTCTCCTGCTGCGCCTGGATTATCGCTTTCTTCGTAGGTTCCTTCTTTGGCATTCTGCGTACCGCGCCTAATCGCTGGCTTTCCACCCTCGGCACCTGCTACGTGGAGTTATTTCGTAATATCCCACTGATTGTGCAGTTCTTCTTCTGGTATCTGGTGGCGCCAGAACTGGTGGGGCAGAGCCTCGGTATGTGGTTTAAATCGGAGCTGGATCCCAACATCCAATTCTTCTCTTCGTCGGTGATTTGCCTTGGGCTATTCACCGGCGCACGCGTGTCTGAACAGGTACGTGCCGCAATTCAGTCATTGCCGCGCGGGCAGAAAAATGCTGGTCTGGCGATGGGCCTGACCCTGCCGCAAACGTACCGCTATGTGTTGTTGCCGAACGCCTATCGCGTGATTGTGCCGCCGATGACGTCGGAGATGCTTAACCTGGTGAAAAACTCGGCCATCGCCTCCACCATCGGCCTGGTGGATATGGCTGCACAGGCCGGTAAGCTGCTGGATTACTCGGCACACGCCTATGAATCTTTCACCGCCATCACCCTGGCCTACATTGGTATCAACGTGGTGATCATGCTGCTCATGAGTCTGGTAGAACGTAAAGTGCGTCTGCCCGGCAATGTGGGAGGGAAATAA